One window of Papaver somniferum cultivar HN1 chromosome 9, ASM357369v1, whole genome shotgun sequence genomic DNA carries:
- the LOC113307626 gene encoding delta(14)-sterol reductase-like — protein MELESIIQSSIPTWSSVCILVSYLLYLGLAGSLLPGNDVPGALLQDVTRLRYRCNGLLTLFLLIALLLFGVVFEFISPTVIADRGLELLSTTFCFSVLVTLILYVTGCNSRAKGSSLKSHATGNLIHDWWFGVQLNPHFMGVDLKFFFVRAGMMGWLFINLSVMEKSYKDGSLGQSMILYQLFCGLYILDYFCFEEYMTSTWDIIAERLGFMLVFGDLVWIPFTFSIQGWWLLRNNVELPKAAAVVNILVFLIGYRIFRGANKQKHDFKKDPKAPIWGMPPKVIGGKLLASGYWGVARHCNYLGDLLLALSFSLPCGASSPVPYIYPIYLLILLIWRERRDESRCAQKYREIWSEYCKLVPYRILPYVY, from the exons ATGGAGTTGGAATCAATTATTCAATCTTCAATTCCTACATGGAGTTCA GTATGTATACTGGTCTCCTACTTACTTTACTTAGGTCTTGCTGGGTCTCTTCTTCCTGGTAATGATGTTCCTGGTGCCCTTTTACAAGATGTTACTCGTCTCCGTTATCGCTGCAATG gtcttttaactctttttcttcttattgcgTTACTTTTATTTGGAGTTGTTTTCGAGTTTATATCGCCTACG GTTATAGCTGATAGAGGACTTGAGTTACTTTCTACAACTTTTTGTTTCAGTGTTCTC GTGACATTGATACTCTATGTCACTGGTTGCAACTCTCGCGCTAAAGGTTCATCTCTAAAATCACATGCAACAGGAAATTTGATCCATGACTG GTGGTTCGGGGTACAGCTGAATCCTCATTTTATGGGAGTCGATCTAAA GTTTTTCTTTGTTAGAGCTGGAATGATGGGATGGCTATTTATTAATCTCTCAGTTATGGAAAAAAGTTATAAAGATGGCAGCTTGGGTCAATCAATGATCCTTTACCAGCTGTTTTGTGGG ttGTATATTTTGGACTACTTCTGTTTTGAGGAGTACATGACCTCCAC ATGGGACATTATTGCAGAAAGGTTGGGCTTCATGTTAGTATTTGGAGATTTAGTGTGGATTCCGTTCACTTTTAGTATTCAG GGTTGGTGGCTTTTAAGAAACAACGTGGAGCTACCAAAGGCTGCTGCTGTAGTGAACATCTTAGTGTTTCTGATTGG TTACCGGATCTTTAGAGGAGCTAACAAACAAAAGCATGACTTTAAGAAGGACCCCAAAGCTCCTATATGGGGTATGCCCCCTAAAGTTATTGGCGGAAAATTGCTTGCTTCTGGTTACTG GGGAGTGGCAAGACACTGTAATTACCTTGGTGACTTACTGTTAGCACTATCCTTTAGCTTACCTTGTGGGGCCAG CTCCCCAGTTCCTTACATTTATCCTATCTACCTTCTTATTCTTTTAATATGGAGAGAACGGAGGGATGAATCACGATGTGCACAAAAGTATAGAGAAATCTGGAGCGAATACTGCAAGCTTGTTCCATATAGAATTTTGCCATATGTATACTAG